One window from the genome of Candidatus Poribacteria bacterium encodes:
- a CDS encoding Gfo/Idh/MocA family oxidoreductase produces MSKLQVAVIGCGGRGRGHLKILSEFDDTALVAVCDPVEAARNNAAEMFNVPNRYESIEALLDSETLDAIFVATPAHLNGEAALPCFERGVHTLLEKPPGMSVSETVALQSAAKRTGAKGMVGWNRRFHPIIVEAKRQVTARGPVTQIVGEFHKSITRLTGRFPEHLMDNMFLETPIHALDTIRAVAEADVQEVHSVVQRAISDYKDVHAALILFDNGCVAQHIANYTTDARLERYEIHGRDISAYLEGVSQGTVFCDGTQHKLTQAGTGGTVEQNRYFLDCVKSDTPVSFPAANLDEAVKTMELAEAILNGLR; encoded by the coding sequence ATGTCGAAACTACAAGTTGCTGTCATTGGTTGCGGCGGTAGAGGTCGCGGTCATTTAAAAATCCTCTCAGAATTTGACGACACTGCTCTCGTCGCTGTGTGCGATCCCGTTGAAGCAGCGCGAAACAACGCTGCAGAGATGTTCAATGTTCCAAACCGCTACGAGAGCATTGAGGCATTGTTAGACAGCGAAACCTTAGATGCCATCTTTGTCGCGACACCTGCACACCTCAACGGCGAGGCGGCACTTCCGTGTTTTGAACGTGGTGTCCATACGCTTTTGGAAAAACCACCCGGCATGAGCGTCTCAGAAACGGTCGCTTTGCAGAGTGCTGCAAAACGGACAGGTGCGAAAGGGATGGTGGGCTGGAACCGCCGTTTTCATCCGATCATCGTTGAAGCGAAACGACAGGTCACCGCACGCGGTCCCGTCACACAAATCGTCGGCGAATTCCACAAAAGCATTACACGACTGACAGGCAGATTTCCAGAACACCTGATGGACAACATGTTTCTGGAAACACCGATCCACGCGCTTGATACAATCCGGGCGGTCGCCGAAGCGGATGTCCAAGAAGTCCACAGTGTCGTGCAGCGAGCGATTTCAGATTATAAAGATGTCCACGCTGCACTCATTCTGTTCGATAACGGGTGTGTCGCTCAACACATCGCTAATTACACGACAGATGCACGCCTCGAACGCTATGAGATACACGGCAGAGATATCTCCGCTTACCTCGAAGGTGTCTCCCAAGGAACGGTTTTCTGTGATGGCACGCAACACAAACTTACCCAAGCAGGCACGGGCGGCACCGTCGAGCAGAACAGGTATTTCTTAGACTGTGTCAAATCTGACACGCCTGTTTCATTTCCCGCCGCCAACCTTGACGAAGCTGTTAAAACCATGGAGCTCGCCGAGGCAATCCTAAATGGACTGCGTTGA
- a CDS encoding DUF433 domain-containing protein, whose protein sequence is MEQKLRLSRITSNPDKCGGRPCIRGMRIRVTDVLGLLANGLSVKEILEEMPDLEAEDILACLQFAAHKMDAPIIAT, encoded by the coding sequence ATTGAACAGAAACTTCGATTAAGTCGGATTACTTCTAATCCAGACAAGTGTGGTGGGCGTCCTTGTATTCGGGGTATGCGTATTCGCGTTACGGATGTTTTGGGGCTGCTTGCCAATGGACTTTCTGTTAAAGAGATTCTTGAAGAAATGCCTGATTTGGAAGCCGAAGATATTCTTGCTTGCCTCCAGTTCGCTGCGCATAAAATGGACGCTCCTATAATTGCCACATGA
- a CDS encoding sensory rhodopsin transducer: MTFETLMKTINNYGRAGLVHLGTVTALLNSTFGDWLASQGVSRVDLLTPKYLWFTVQGELKQTHTVPGIELHDRFFVVDRDEVKEKNAEVIAEALKSYTSDGDGAYVWVIPDGYMAALTPAEQEWETHGGGYFSHESICISNTADSDTLCLLEVLYEDPAMQNVSCEFDVPAHRSVHYRLDKLKDENGEPLIAKDAPVSYKITSRDARVVVQGSRILTSGENSMFASFGTVMAWCPQ, encoded by the coding sequence ATGACGTTTGAAACCTTAATGAAGACAATTAATAATTATGGGAGGGCGGGTCTTGTCCACTTGGGTACGGTGACCGCACTTCTGAACAGTACATTTGGAGATTGGCTCGCTTCACAAGGTGTAAGCCGTGTTGATCTGCTGACACCTAAATATTTGTGGTTTACTGTGCAAGGCGAATTAAAACAGACACATACCGTCCCGGGAATTGAATTACATGACCGGTTTTTCGTAGTTGATAGAGATGAAGTGAAAGAAAAAAATGCAGAGGTAATAGCGGAGGCACTCAAATCCTATACGTCAGACGGTGATGGGGCTTATGTTTGGGTCATTCCGGATGGCTACATGGCGGCACTAACGCCAGCGGAACAGGAATGGGAAACGCATGGGGGTGGCTATTTCTCTCACGAGTCTATATGCATTTCCAACACTGCCGACAGCGATACGCTTTGCCTCTTAGAGGTGCTGTATGAGGATCCAGCGATGCAAAACGTCTCCTGCGAATTTGATGTGCCAGCACATCGCTCGGTACATTATCGGCTCGATAAACTGAAGGACGAAAACGGTGAACCGCTTATTGCCAAAGATGCCCCGGTCAGTTACAAAATCACGAGTCGTGACGCGCGGGTTGTCGTCCAAGGCTCGCGAATCCTAACAAGCGGTGAAAATAGCATGTTTGCGAGTTTTGGCACAGTGATGGCGTGGTGCCCGCAATAA
- a CDS encoding DUF5615 family PIN-like protein, which yields MKIWIDAQLSPALAPWLSNTFAVEAFSVRRLGLQDASDERIFFAARTEKAIVITKDRDFVQLLERLGPPPKVIWVTCGNISNAQMRDVLRQDFQITLSRLQEGKSLVEIPDLIRSDPS from the coding sequence ATGAAGATTTGGATCGATGCGCAACTTTCTCCTGCCTTGGCACCCTGGCTTAGTAATACCTTTGCAGTTGAAGCATTCTCTGTCCGACGGCTCGGGCTTCAAGATGCAAGTGATGAAAGGATTTTCTTTGCAGCCCGCACGGAAAAAGCGATTGTGATAACCAAAGACCGAGACTTTGTGCAATTATTAGAGAGGCTTGGTCCTCCACCTAAAGTTATTTGGGTGACTTGTGGCAACATATCAAATGCTCAAATGCGTGATGTTTTGCGACAAGACTTCCAAATTACTCTTTCACGTCTACAAGAAGGTAAATCATTGGTAGAAATCCCTGACCTTATCCGTTCTGATCCCTCTTGA
- a CDS encoding NAD(P)-dependent oxidoreductase — MKQRVLITGAAGTVGSALWQAWEKQDLYTLTLMDIEPIVGADSRVVQADIRDYAAMQELCRDQDVLVHLAYIRQDSLGKVPDEVSDIGASMNLFEAAREGGIQKIVYASTNHVSGWNERLNSPPRFSTGDQFRPDGWYGAMKGMAEIAGRYLVDAHDMRFISIRIGSFNGTYEPSGIRHCSTLLTPRDCVQLFGLAVDYDGPVKYLITYGRSANSDGYQQSYLDISGAVEVLGYQPQDNLVKTHLHKFL; from the coding sequence ATGAAACAACGGGTACTCATTACGGGTGCGGCTGGCACAGTCGGCAGCGCGCTCTGGCAAGCATGGGAAAAGCAGGACCTTTATACATTGACGCTGATGGATATTGAGCCGATTGTGGGAGCAGATTCGCGCGTGGTGCAAGCAGATATTCGGGACTACGCGGCGATGCAGGAACTGTGTCGCGATCAAGATGTCTTGGTGCATCTTGCTTATATACGTCAAGATTCTCTTGGAAAGGTGCCGGATGAAGTTAGCGACATCGGTGCATCCATGAATCTGTTTGAAGCGGCACGAGAGGGTGGTATTCAGAAAATTGTGTACGCCAGCACGAATCATGTGTCAGGATGGAATGAGCGGTTGAATTCTCCACCTCGCTTTTCGACGGGGGATCAGTTTCGTCCCGATGGATGGTACGGCGCGATGAAGGGGATGGCAGAAATCGCGGGGCGATATCTCGTTGATGCACACGATATGCGGTTCATCAGCATCCGTATCGGGAGTTTCAACGGCACGTATGAACCGAGCGGGATTCGTCATTGTAGCACACTCCTGACACCGCGGGATTGCGTGCAACTCTTCGGATTGGCTGTGGATTACGACGGACCGGTCAAGTATCTAATCACTTATGGACGTTCTGCAAATTCTGATGGGTATCAACAGAGCTATCTTGATATAAGTGGTGCCGTTGAGGTGTTGGGATATCAACCGCAGGACAATTTGGTTAAGACACATCTTCATAAATTTCTTTAA
- a CDS encoding phytanoyl-CoA dioxygenase family protein, whose translation MNEDQKYLFDLTGYIIVENALTADEVAQCNAAIDHHIEGLRERDTSLAGGSAALAGTAHRMDMGGMLAWEKPWCEQFRNLLIHPKIKPCLEEILGQKYRLDHGPGLIAMEKGTEGGTLHGGGIERPNFSEAYFFKYGRIYTGLTVVEYMLADEGPGDGGLAIVPGSHKANLPCPSSMKRYEQYQNLVLEVNAKAGDAVIFTETLTHGTLPWKGSHQRRALLYKFSPGFQSYGTGAHQVTYPDYIEDMSPEQREVMEAPHIRH comes from the coding sequence ATGAACGAAGATCAAAAGTACCTCTTCGATTTGACCGGATACATCATCGTCGAAAACGCTTTGACGGCAGACGAAGTCGCCCAGTGCAACGCTGCCATTGACCATCACATCGAAGGACTCAGGGAACGCGACACCTCTTTGGCAGGCGGTTCAGCGGCACTTGCTGGCACGGCGCACCGAATGGACATGGGGGGCATGCTCGCTTGGGAGAAACCTTGGTGTGAACAGTTCCGAAATTTGCTCATCCATCCCAAGATTAAACCCTGCCTGGAAGAGATTTTAGGGCAAAAATATCGACTTGATCATGGTCCGGGCTTAATCGCTATGGAAAAAGGCACGGAAGGTGGCACTTTACACGGTGGTGGGATCGAACGTCCGAATTTCTCCGAAGCCTATTTCTTCAAATACGGACGCATATACACAGGTTTGACTGTCGTCGAATACATGCTCGCTGACGAGGGCCCCGGCGATGGAGGTTTGGCTATTGTCCCAGGCAGCCATAAAGCGAACCTTCCCTGTCCCAGCAGCATGAAACGATACGAACAATATCAGAATCTGGTGCTTGAAGTCAATGCCAAGGCTGGCGATGCAGTGATTTTCACTGAAACCTTGACACACGGCACGCTTCCGTGGAAAGGCAGCCATCAACGGCGAGCGCTGCTCTACAAGTTCAGTCCTGGATTCCAGTCTTATGGCACAGGGGCACATCAGGTTACGTATCCCGATTACATTGAGGACATGTCTCCTGAACAGCGAGAAGTCATGGAGGCACCCCACATACGGCACTAA
- a CDS encoding Gfo/Idh/MocA family oxidoreductase, with the protein MSDTKYRVAIIGCGRMGQNYAEAYTTYPDTEIVAIVDANTQRRGVLGTRFGVAALYPDVETLLKDMVPDIAVVVTPTKYMKDVVIACAEAGVKGISTEKPIAARLQDADAMVEACAERDIVFAGGNLQRAMNEVQEAASRLHKGEFGNIRGASVHGFGGEISGGGCQHISVLRLFTNAEVEEVIAWGTPPEALSAETDEGLIINGRFYLSNGLECSVFGTPTSCRGVDVWTDECLVRWDWNPPEIFKNYDPHGNRIRLEPNYSPYSWSEFSYLTGSIRSFLSAVDGNEEPWITGADLRQALEVAIAAKLSANRNSVPIKLPLEDRSLALYPRPYRWLGGDATGRPQSIEEAKS; encoded by the coding sequence ATGAGTGACACCAAATATCGAGTAGCCATCATCGGCTGTGGACGGATGGGGCAGAACTATGCAGAAGCATACACCACCTATCCCGACACAGAAATTGTTGCAATTGTTGATGCCAATACACAACGGCGGGGTGTCCTCGGCACGCGTTTCGGTGTCGCTGCCCTCTACCCAGATGTAGAAACCTTATTGAAGGATATGGTGCCGGATATCGCAGTGGTCGTCACGCCCACGAAATACATGAAAGATGTCGTGATTGCATGTGCGGAAGCCGGTGTTAAAGGCATCTCCACGGAGAAACCGATCGCCGCACGCTTGCAAGATGCCGACGCGATGGTTGAAGCGTGTGCTGAACGCGATATAGTATTTGCCGGAGGCAACCTGCAACGCGCTATGAATGAAGTTCAGGAAGCCGCATCTCGCCTGCACAAGGGTGAATTTGGGAACATTAGAGGCGCAAGTGTTCACGGGTTTGGTGGTGAAATCTCCGGTGGTGGATGCCAGCACATCTCTGTACTAAGACTTTTCACAAATGCCGAAGTTGAGGAAGTCATCGCGTGGGGAACACCGCCTGAAGCCCTAAGTGCCGAAACCGATGAAGGCTTAATCATCAACGGACGCTTTTATCTTTCAAACGGTTTAGAATGTAGTGTCTTCGGAACACCAACATCGTGCCGCGGCGTAGACGTTTGGACAGACGAATGCCTTGTCCGCTGGGATTGGAACCCTCCAGAGATTTTCAAAAACTACGACCCGCACGGCAATCGTATTCGACTTGAACCCAACTATAGCCCCTATTCGTGGAGCGAATTCAGTTATCTCACAGGTTCCATCCGCTCCTTTTTATCGGCTGTTGATGGCAACGAAGAACCATGGATTACAGGCGCAGACCTCCGACAGGCATTGGAAGTTGCTATCGCTGCGAAACTCTCCGCAAACCGAAACAGCGTACCCATTAAACTACCACTTGAAGACAGATCTTTAGCACTCTACCCACGTCCCTACCGATGGCTCGGAGGTGACGCAACCGGTAGACCTCAAAGCATTGAAGAAGCAAAGTCGTAG
- the trmB gene encoding tRNA (guanosine(46)-N7)-methyltransferase TrmB, whose amino-acid sequence MRENPDYNDLYYQNTTVHSQIIDIVTKRAVSLSEFSLPIDWEACFGNSHPVEIEIGFGKGRFLLEASKRHPKVNYIGVERAQKYVELTRERFEKYMRHFGVDRASGTFSNVRLAWTDANYFLTRYVPAESVQAYHIYFPDPWPKKRQRKRRIFRNQDFLAALTQTLKPDSGRLYIVTDYEEYFQEIQERLAGLPALRPAAADLSPDQDIATNFEMKYVLEGRAIYRAVYEKVSS is encoded by the coding sequence ATGCGTGAGAACCCAGATTATAACGACCTCTACTATCAGAATACGACTGTCCACTCCCAGATAATTGACATTGTAACAAAACGTGCTGTATCATTAAGTGAATTCTCGCTGCCGATTGATTGGGAAGCGTGCTTTGGAAACTCGCATCCTGTAGAAATAGAGATTGGATTCGGAAAAGGGCGTTTTCTGCTCGAAGCGTCGAAAAGGCATCCGAAGGTTAACTATATCGGCGTGGAGCGGGCACAAAAGTACGTCGAATTGACACGGGAACGGTTTGAGAAGTACATGCGACATTTCGGCGTGGACAGAGCGTCAGGGACATTCTCAAATGTTCGTCTCGCGTGGACGGATGCGAACTACTTTTTGACCCGGTATGTGCCTGCGGAATCTGTCCAAGCGTATCATATCTATTTCCCGGATCCGTGGCCCAAAAAACGGCAGCGGAAACGCCGAATTTTTCGGAATCAGGACTTTTTAGCTGCATTGACGCAAACACTAAAGCCGGATAGCGGTAGGCTTTATATTGTGACGGATTATGAGGAATATTTCCAAGAGATTCAAGAACGTCTTGCAGGTTTACCAGCGTTGCGTCCCGCTGCAGCGGATCTCAGTCCAGATCAGGATATCGCGACGAATTTTGAAATGAAGTATGTCTTGGAAGGTAGGGCAATCTATCGGGCGGTTTATGAGAAAGTTTCGTCTTAG
- a CDS encoding Uma2 family endonuclease, whose amino-acid sequence MDTMETTAAQAFLSPEEYLARERKALTKSEYRSGQVYALPGASRKHNIIAVHVSGELYIQLKERSCEIYTNDMRVKVSSAGLYTYPDVVVVCEEPQFEDTHFDTLLNPTVLIEVLSPSTAAYDRGEKFASYQKLDSLCEYVLISQDRVRVEHYLRQEQAWDLTEFHSLSNVFRLVSIACELSLQAIYAKVQFSGS is encoded by the coding sequence ATGGATACCATGGAAACTACCGCAGCACAAGCCTTTTTAAGTCCAGAAGAGTATCTCGCGAGAGAACGGAAAGCACTGACGAAAAGCGAATACCGTAGTGGACAAGTGTATGCCTTGCCGGGGGCAAGCCGCAAACATAATATCATCGCAGTTCATGTTTCTGGCGAACTTTACATACAATTAAAGGAGCGGTCGTGTGAAATTTACACCAATGATATGCGTGTGAAGGTTAGCTCTGCCGGATTATATACCTATCCAGATGTTGTGGTCGTTTGCGAAGAACCCCAGTTTGAGGATACACACTTTGATACGCTCCTGAATCCGACTGTTTTAATAGAGGTGCTTTCGCCGTCAACTGCAGCCTATGACCGGGGCGAAAAATTCGCATCCTATCAGAAACTTGATTCCTTGTGTGAATATGTCCTCATTTCACAAGACAGAGTTCGGGTTGAACACTATTTGCGGCAGGAACAAGCGTGGGATTTAACAGAATTTCATTCCTTGTCAAATGTATTTCGGCTCGTTTCGATAGCGTGTGAATTATCCTTGCAGGCAATCTATGCGAAGGTTCAATTCTCTGGATCGTAA
- the uvrC gene encoding excinuclease ABC subunit UvrC: protein MKVEQPDSVENPQATPELWQSLPNVPGVYLMKASDGTVIYVGKAIRLRTRVRSYFREKSTSGLTSQMMRYVTEIDYIVTETEVEALILENNLIKAHQPRYNVKLKDDKRYPYLRVTTNEPFPRIHITRKAENDGTQYFGPFVHVRSTRQVLKQLTKLFPIRTCTLPLTETENRYRVCLDYHIGRCPGPCANKIDVPNYDKIVQKVCQFLSGNTDAVVKELTEQMQAAAEALDFETAAKYRDTLKDVQQAITTQNMDSVSAADEDIIGIAARTDIACVQLLRVRDGKLLEREHYYLNDADPESLATGLSAFISQYYQNAVFVPKTVVLPMPIESMELIEDWLSEKRGSRVGLHVPRAGRLRKLQTLASKNAEILLTQREQNVVYSSDVEPALVELQELLELKHPLRRIEAYDISNLGDRFAVGSMVVLEDGKPASGEYRRFKIRSVEGQNDFAMMQEVITRRFRRALADDEKFNKLPDLMLIDGGKGQLSAAQAAMKTFESSQLPDIPMIALAKRIEEIFVPGKPDAIVLREDNPTLHTIQRLRDEAHRFAVTYHRRLRQKSLSESVLDEIPNLGPKRKQALLRHFGSIEAIREASLDGLLSVKGIPRSVAENIRKHL, encoded by the coding sequence ATGAAGGTAGAACAACCTGATAGTGTTGAAAATCCCCAAGCAACACCTGAATTATGGCAATCCCTTCCGAACGTGCCAGGGGTCTATCTGATGAAAGCCTCCGATGGCACTGTCATTTATGTCGGAAAAGCAATCCGTTTGCGAACCCGGGTGCGCTCCTATTTTCGTGAGAAATCTACATCTGGATTGACATCGCAGATGATGCGGTATGTCACAGAGATTGATTATATCGTCACAGAGACGGAAGTAGAAGCGTTGATTTTAGAAAATAACCTGATTAAAGCACATCAGCCCCGCTATAACGTGAAACTGAAAGATGATAAACGCTACCCGTATCTACGCGTAACCACGAATGAACCTTTTCCCCGCATCCATATTACCCGTAAAGCTGAGAACGACGGAACACAATATTTCGGTCCATTTGTTCACGTTCGCTCAACACGCCAAGTGCTCAAACAACTAACGAAATTATTTCCTATTCGCACCTGCACGCTACCCCTTACGGAAACAGAGAACAGATACCGGGTCTGTTTAGATTATCACATTGGTCGGTGTCCGGGGCCCTGTGCAAATAAGATAGACGTACCGAACTACGACAAGATCGTTCAGAAGGTGTGTCAGTTCTTAAGCGGAAATACGGACGCTGTTGTTAAAGAGTTGACAGAACAGATGCAAGCGGCGGCAGAGGCACTTGATTTCGAGACAGCCGCAAAATATCGAGATACGCTTAAGGACGTTCAACAGGCGATTACGACACAAAACATGGATAGTGTTTCCGCTGCGGACGAGGACATCATCGGCATTGCTGCACGAACTGATATCGCCTGTGTTCAACTTTTGCGGGTCCGGGATGGTAAGCTGCTTGAGCGTGAGCATTATTATCTCAACGATGCAGATCCGGAATCGCTTGCCACTGGGTTAAGTGCTTTCATTTCGCAATATTATCAGAATGCTGTCTTTGTTCCGAAAACGGTTGTCTTACCCATGCCAATTGAGTCGATGGAACTCATTGAAGATTGGCTCAGCGAAAAACGAGGGAGCCGTGTCGGGTTGCACGTGCCAAGGGCAGGTAGACTCAGAAAATTGCAGACTTTGGCATCGAAAAATGCTGAGATTCTCCTGACGCAACGTGAGCAGAACGTCGTTTATAGCAGTGATGTGGAGCCAGCACTCGTTGAGTTACAAGAACTGCTTGAGTTAAAACATCCACTCAGGCGCATTGAAGCCTATGATATTTCCAACCTCGGCGATAGATTTGCGGTGGGATCAATGGTCGTCTTGGAGGATGGGAAACCTGCTTCAGGAGAATACCGGCGGTTCAAGATTCGCTCGGTTGAAGGGCAGAACGATTTCGCGATGATGCAAGAGGTTATCACTCGTCGTTTCCGCCGTGCCCTCGCCGATGATGAAAAATTTAATAAATTGCCTGATCTGATGTTAATTGACGGTGGGAAAGGTCAACTGAGCGCTGCACAGGCAGCCATGAAAACGTTCGAGTCGTCACAGCTTCCCGATATTCCAATGATTGCTCTTGCGAAAAGGATTGAGGAGATTTTTGTTCCGGGGAAGCCGGATGCAATTGTACTGCGCGAAGATAACCCGACGCTACATACGATCCAGCGGCTGCGGGATGAGGCACATCGGTTTGCGGTCACGTATCATCGGCGGCTCCGTCAGAAGTCGCTGAGTGAGTCGGTGCTTGACGAGATTCCGAACCTCGGTCCGAAGCGAAAACAGGCACTGCTTCGGCATTTTGGTTCAATTGAAGCGATTCGAGAAGCGAGCTTGGATGGGTTGCTCTCTGTGAAAGGAATTCCACGCAGTGTCGCGGAAAATATTCGGAAGCACCTTTGA
- a CDS encoding YibE/F family protein, with product MRERNIKIITILLILLSVAALHIKLYRFAEVTHDGALQVLVCLGRVVDIDTNDEADQVLSFRILSGQFRGETVQVNNVWTGRAFGDRVLSKGNVLFLDIPLRDPSNPRIDTVSMREYFRTPFLLYLAGALGVLMILVAGMKGVRAILTLFVTALTVLYVLVPLTISGYNPIAVALLIAAFLTFATFLLITGFSFKVISGVIGTLGGLAAVGILSVISQHAMALTGLAQEFGFLELGIALWRTPASHHWNFTGILSAGIILGAVGAMMDVSMSISSSVHEVKQVNPNITVRQAIRAGLNVGRDIMGTMADTLIFAYLGAHMMTMLLPRIDFPEVGVLYPFLRLVNDEATAVAIIQAVVGTIGLVLTVPIAASVAGFLTQYAKVDRSEIHEDLPSEEELEELFRADPPRSKARISVPIAMAIVLIGTIFVYYRTHDLSATVLEQRDAEGNPINRSEYAKGKVLRLLESSGNFLFHIDGSAANDLDNRIVPTALREAFSNQNIPFSDEVIVSVKPWKDSRWLLSDTTYEQTYSIRAMNDPVGDVPSELRLNVYESKSEHHILEVEMLSGMYKGRRLVLRNIVNHNMPLLSIPAEPGDVILCRVAGDPEQISLVNIVQDYGRDRFLIWMVGGMLLLIILVGRLEGIRTACAMLMSAGVIYFFMLPLISQGANAVFIVTLTSGVVAFVSLVFVIGPSRKTFSAVLGTMGGILVAGLIVLFAQQHLHFSGLENAISADIIEATRTPPFDFVQILLAGMLMGVLGVAVDGAIEVASSMEEIRRANPNMPTWRLIASGLNVGTDILGTMVNTLVFAYLGVELLLVVTVTAPNLDFFKSPPAQLLSIGVVSAEIVRLLAGTLGLVLAIPITAIICAFWNPKQKA from the coding sequence ATGCGCGAAAGAAACATCAAAATCATCACGATACTGCTCATTCTACTAAGTGTTGCAGCGTTGCACATAAAACTCTATCGGTTCGCCGAGGTGACACATGACGGTGCGCTACAAGTATTGGTCTGCTTGGGGCGCGTTGTTGATATAGACACAAACGACGAGGCGGATCAAGTTCTGTCCTTCCGTATCCTTTCTGGTCAGTTTCGAGGCGAGACTGTTCAGGTGAACAACGTCTGGACCGGACGTGCCTTCGGGGATCGGGTGTTAAGCAAGGGAAATGTGCTATTCCTCGATATTCCGCTCCGAGACCCGTCAAATCCGAGAATTGACACCGTCTCAATGCGTGAATATTTCCGTACACCGTTTCTGCTCTATCTGGCGGGCGCGTTGGGTGTCCTTATGATACTTGTCGCCGGTATGAAGGGTGTCCGAGCGATTCTGACGTTATTTGTTACTGCACTCACCGTGCTTTATGTCCTGGTGCCGCTGACGATCAGTGGTTACAACCCTATTGCGGTTGCACTCCTGATTGCTGCCTTTCTCACATTCGCAACCTTCCTCCTCATTACAGGGTTTAGTTTCAAGGTAATCTCCGGTGTAATTGGAACGCTCGGCGGATTAGCCGCTGTTGGGATTTTGTCTGTCATTAGCCAGCATGCAATGGCACTGACTGGATTGGCGCAGGAGTTCGGTTTCTTGGAGCTTGGGATTGCGCTGTGGCGGACGCCTGCCTCGCATCATTGGAATTTCACAGGTATCTTATCTGCTGGCATCATCTTAGGTGCTGTCGGAGCAATGATGGATGTGAGCATGTCTATCTCTTCAAGCGTCCATGAGGTCAAGCAGGTGAATCCGAACATTACCGTCCGACAAGCGATCCGTGCTGGTTTGAATGTGGGTAGAGACATTATGGGAACGATGGCGGATACGCTCATCTTTGCCTACCTCGGTGCACACATGATGACGATGTTGCTGCCGCGCATCGATTTCCCCGAAGTCGGTGTTCTCTATCCTTTTCTCCGCCTTGTCAACGATGAAGCGACGGCAGTTGCGATTATTCAAGCGGTGGTAGGCACGATCGGATTGGTGCTCACGGTTCCAATTGCGGCATCGGTTGCCGGATTCCTCACACAGTACGCGAAGGTAGACAGATCTGAGATTCACGAAGACCTCCCTTCGGAAGAGGAATTAGAAGAGTTATTCCGTGCGGATCCACCGCGTAGCAAAGCCCGAATCTCTGTTCCAATCGCCATGGCGATTGTTCTCATCGGGACGATCTTTGTTTACTACCGTACGCATGACCTCTCCGCAACGGTTTTGGAGCAACGGGATGCAGAGGGCAATCCTATTAACAGGTCGGAATACGCAAAAGGCAAAGTCCTCCGTTTGCTTGAATCCAGTGGAAATTTCCTGTTTCACATTGACGGGAGTGCTGCGAATGATCTGGACAATCGTATTGTTCCTACGGCTTTACGTGAGGCATTCAGTAACCAAAATATCCCGTTTTCGGATGAAGTCATCGTCTCAGTTAAACCGTGGAAGGATAGTCGTTGGCTCCTTTCGGATACGACATACGAGCAGACTTATAGTATTCGTGCCATGAACGACCCTGTAGGGGACGTACCCTCCGAATTGCGACTCAATGTTTATGAGTCGAAAAGTGAGCATCATATCCTTGAGGTGGAGATGCTGAGCGGGATGTATAAAGGTAGACGCTTAGTGTTGCGGAACATTGTGAATCACAATATGCCGTTGTTGAGCATTCCTGCGGAACCGGGAGATGTTATCCTTTGTCGTGTCGCAGGAGATCCTGAGCAGATTAGCCTCGTTAATATCGTCCAAGATTACGGTAGGGATCGGTTTCTGATTTGGATGGTAGGTGGGATGTTGCTGCTTATTATCCTCGTGGGTAGACTTGAGGGTATCCGTACGGCGTGTGCGATGCTAATGTCTGCTGGTGTTATCTATTTCTTCATGCTGCCTTTGATTTCGCAGGGTGCGAATGCGGTATTCATCGTGACGCTGACTTCGGGAGTCGTAGCGTTTGTGTCTCTGGTATTCGTGATCGGTCCAAGTCGGAAAACATTCTCAGCTGTGCTGGGAACGATGGGCGGAATCTTGGTTGCGGGTCTGATTGTCCTGTTTGCGCAGCAGCATCTTCATTTTTCGGGGTTAGAGAATGCAATCTCAGCGGATATTATAGAAGCGACGCGTACACCGCCGTTTGATTTCGTGCAGATCCTCTTGGCGGGTATGCTGATGGGGGTGTTGGGTGTCGCTGTTGACGGCGCGATTGAGGTGGCATCAAGTATGGAGGAAATTCGCAGGGCAAATCCGAACATGCCGACATGGAGGCTTATTGCCTCCGGTTTGAATGTCGGTACGGACATCCTTGGCACGATGGTGAATACATTGGTTTTCGCCTATCTTGGCGTGGAGTTATTACTCGTTGTCACGGTTACAGCACCGAATCTGGACTTTTTCAAATCGCCACCGGCGCAGCTGTTGAGTATCGGTGTCGTCTCCGCAGAGATTGTGCGGTTGCTCGCTGGTACGCTCGGTTTAGTTCTGGCGATCCCAATCACGGCGATAATTTGCGCGTTCTGGAACCCGAAACAGAAGGCGTAG